The genome window CCGTCGCGCCAAAAATCACCCGGCCATTGTTAGCGATTTTAGTAACATCGATCACCTGCGCATTAGACAGCTTGGCTTCGATCTCCTGAATACGCCCTTCACAAAAGCCTTGTTCTTCACGCGCGGCATGATACTCGGCATTCTCTTTCAGATCGCCATGTTCACGCGCTTCCGCTATTGAGGCAATAATACGGGGGCGTCTGACGGTCTTCAGCTCTTCGAGTTCTTCACGCAGCTTCTCCGCGCCCCTTAACGTCATCGGAATCTGATTCATTTTAATACCTCGTCATCGGTCCTGTTTGCTTGTTGTCGTCCTGACCAGTGGGTCGTCGGCCTGACGCGTTGTGCAACGCTACCGGCTGATTCGCAAACAAAAGAAACCTGACCCGGAGCAGGCTCCAGGTCAGGATTCAGGTTTGCATTTTGATACGTATTTTAACCCAGAGTTCCCTATGGGTCATCGTTTACTTTCTACTACGATGCACCGTAGTATGACGGCTTCACCCGTCAGTTACCGCGAGATTATGCGATTTTCACGACTTGTTACCGGACTAACCTGTGCGTTTATGCTGCAAGCTCAGGCAGCACCCGTGGAAGAATACACACAATATTTACCGGATGGCGCAAACCTGGCGCTGATGGCACAAAAAGTGGGTTCATCAACGCCGCTGGTCGATTATCACAGTAAACAAATGGCTTTGCCAGCCAGCACCATGAAAGTAGTGACGGCGCTCGCAGCGCTGCTGGAATTGGGTCCAGACTTCCGCTTTCGCACCACGCTGGAAACGCAGGGCAAAGTGGATAATGGCACCCTGCAGGGCGATCTGATTGCCCGCTTTGGCGGCGATCCTACGCTTTCACGCCAGGATTTACGTAATATGGTTACCGCTCTGACCAAACAGGGCATTACCCATATTCAGGGCAATTTGGTGATCGATACCTCGGTCTTCGCCAGTCACGATAAAGCGCCAGGCTGGCCATGGAACGATAATACTCAGTGCTTTAGCGCGCCACCTGCCGCTGCTATTGTGGATAAAAACTGTTTTTCCGTGTCGTTGTACAGCGCCGATCGTCCCGACGATAACGCCTTTATTCGCGTAGCGTCTTATTATCCGGTTACCATGTTCAGTCAGGTACGTACGTTAGCGAAAGGGTCGCCCGATGCGCCTTACTGCGAACTGGATGTCGTACCGGGCGAGCTGAACCGCTTTACAATCACCGGCTGTATGACGCAGCGCAGCGAACCTTTGCCGCTGGCCTTTGCTATTCAGGATGGCGCCGCCTGGTCCGGAGCCATTTTAAAAGCCATGCTGCAGGATGCCGGTATTGATTACACCGGACATCTGGTGCGCCAAACGCGCGTCACCGAGCCAGGCACTCTCCTGGCGGAGACCCAGTCCGCGCCGCTGCGTGATTTGCTGAAAGTGATGCTGAAAAAATCGGACAATATGATCGCCGATACGGTTTTCCGCACCATCGGGCGTCACTATTTCAACGTCCCTGGCACCTGGCGTGCGGGTTCAGATGCGGTGCGCCGTGTTCTGCGCCAAAAGGCGAATATCGATCTTGGCAACAGCATCCAGGTCGATGGATCCGGGCTATCGCGTCACGATCTGATCTCTCCGGCAACCATGATGCAGGTGCTGCAATATATTGCTCAGAACGATCAGCAGTTGAACTTTATCTCTATGCTGCCGCTGGCGGGCTACGATGGCACGTTGCGCTATCGCGGCGGTCTGCATGAAGCAGGCGTGGATGGCAAAGTTTCCGCCAAAACCGGTTCGCTGTCAGGGGTTTATAACCTGGCCGGTTTTATTACCACCGCCAGCGGTCAACGCGTGGCATTTGTCCAGTTCC of Pantoea alhagi contains these proteins:
- the greA gene encoding transcription elongation factor GreA; this encodes MNQIPMTLRGAEKLREELEELKTVRRPRIIASIAEAREHGDLKENAEYHAAREEQGFCEGRIQEIEAKLSNAQVIDVTKIANNGRVIFGATVTVLNIDTDEESTYRIVGDDEADFKQNLISVNSPMARGLIGKEVDDVVVIKTPGGDVEYEILKVEYL
- the dacB gene encoding serine-type D-Ala-D-Ala carboxypeptidase — encoded protein: MRFSRLVTGLTCAFMLQAQAAPVEEYTQYLPDGANLALMAQKVGSSTPLVDYHSKQMALPASTMKVVTALAALLELGPDFRFRTTLETQGKVDNGTLQGDLIARFGGDPTLSRQDLRNMVTALTKQGITHIQGNLVIDTSVFASHDKAPGWPWNDNTQCFSAPPAAAIVDKNCFSVSLYSADRPDDNAFIRVASYYPVTMFSQVRTLAKGSPDAPYCELDVVPGELNRFTITGCMTQRSEPLPLAFAIQDGAAWSGAILKAMLQDAGIDYTGHLVRQTRVTEPGTLLAETQSAPLRDLLKVMLKKSDNMIADTVFRTIGRHYFNVPGTWRAGSDAVRRVLRQKANIDLGNSIQVDGSGLSRHDLISPATMMQVLQYIAQNDQQLNFISMLPLAGYDGTLRYRGGLHEAGVDGKVSAKTGSLSGVYNLAGFITTASGQRVAFVQFLSGYAVPPEDKRIRRVPLVRFESRLYKDIYQNN